The following are from one region of the Fibrobacter sp. genome:
- a CDS encoding rubrerythrin family protein, with the protein MASIKGTETEKNLLKAFAGESQARTRYTYFAGVARKEGFVQIADIFEETANQEKEHAKRFFSF; encoded by the coding sequence AAAGGTACAGAAACCGAAAAGAATCTTCTAAAAGCATTTGCTGGTGAATCTCAGGCCCGCACCCGCTACACCTATTTCGCAGGTGTTGCCCGGAAAGAGGGATTCGTTCAGATTGCAGATATTTTCGAGGAAACAGCAAACCAGGAAAAGGAACATGCAAAACGGTTCTTCAGTTTT